The region cgcgttggcgtattaTGTATACTGCACTctagatcgacacgcagaggtgagactgagtatcgtttcaaatatagtggataattggtctacatttgcgggtcTTATTACAgataatgagtcaaacggtgctgtgattaggtgacctggtgattacaaatcacatacgaataaaaatggaatatacgggggagaagcagaattagctgcagctgcggacatttttaagatatgtttaatcgtgtatcgcgaagaacaaattcatccacaccggatcggatcacaaaatgaaacacaattctcgctactcttcaccggcgacggagacagtggacactttgatgtcttgcagaaccaaaataaaattcagatagtgagtaataagtacgaaaagtaaaaatcaaataatagaaAATCTAAATAtgtcaccaaacagtcaaaaggacagccaggatttacgatgaaaCTGGAAAAAGGAgaagtttcaagcagcagacaaggcgatgaagatggtggatggtcggaaatattacaaaagaaagaggaaaataaaatcgtaagAGCGAaaaaccaaataagccatagaataatatccatcaaatattcgtatgaccaggtaagaggacgaccaggatcgatgttggCCACAAGAGAaggaggtgttttgcggaatgaacagcaacgcaaatatagagaagaaaataatataaagaaggtgttttTTGAGAATAACGGGCTGTTGAAATCTCCCTCTCTTGCTCCCTACCGTCGATCGCGCTCACGCATGGCTGGCCAGTACTGCGTTCCCAAAACTATCATCTCGGCGCTCGACGCGCGCCGGGCCTAGAGCTGGGACCACGGAGCCAGCTCTCCCGCCTCGCCACGTTTCGCTTCCGCTCTCTCGCATACTGTAACCTGTTGCTATCGCATCACGCTTTAACAAAATCTGCTAATATCTCTCTAATCTCTCGCAATATCGTGCTGATATCTTactaataatttatattatgtaATTAATTGCTTGATTCTGTTTATAGTTTCGAAATATCTCACTTCTCTGTGCTTCAGTGGTCAGATTATCGCACCGCATGTGCTTAACCTTAACCTTAACCTGCAATCCAGCATGCTTCGCTTAATCTCGCTTGCttatcaaatcaaattaaacataaactgtgataaaataaacaattcactgtgattaaataatttaagtAGTTATAAATAAACAGAGGTTGTTCTATTCAGCTAAAATTAAGCTACCCTAATTTCCAGcattttaatttatcttttttctGCTACATCAGCCCTTatcattttacattttttggtCCTTCGAGCCGGATAGTGGTAGCTTAACTTAATTAAACTTAAAAACTAACTCGAAATCAGTGACTCTTGGTGCGCGATTCAACGTTGACGCATTGCTGAGTATCCGGAAGTGATACTGCGTTGACGGAAAGGGTAACTTGGGACACTAGTGCGAAAATTACCCTGCGAAAAGCGCGTGTGTGATTCCCAGTGGGGTTTAACCTCTCCAAGATCACCATTCAAGGTCATCGCCAATCAACCTCGCCTACTGCTAGCTGCTCAAGAGGACTGCCAACACTCTGTCAGTTCTTTCCAATTACTTTTGGCAATTGTCGCTAAACTTTACTTTTTCGCCCATTTATTCTTCCTCGATAGCTTTCAGAGTTTTTCCACGATGTCCGCCAAGTACTTCATGGCTCAGGAGTGCCACATGACCTACCTCTCCATCCTCCACAACGAGGTCGACTCCGGAGACATCTCTACCTGCACGATCTTCGACGCGGAGATTAAGCTCGAAGCGCTAGAGGCCACCTGGAACAAGATCGTCGATGCGCACGACAAGCTCATCGGTTGCAAAGACATTGATGTTTCTCACGCCTACTTTAAAGAAGGCAGATACACTATGGCGCTTCAGCGCTACACCTTGATAAAATCCGCTCTCAAAAAGCGCGCCAACGAGCTTGAACCTCGCTTAGCACCACTCTCGCCTCACAATGTCACCATGCTAGACAACGCTCATCATCATCGTCCACAACTGCCCACGATTCAGCGTCCAAGATTCAACGGAGAGCTCTTGGAGTGGCAGTCCTTCAAGAACAAGTTCATGTCAGTTGTCAGCAAGGACGGCATCACCGAAATCGACAAGATGCACTACTTGCTACAGAGCGTACATGGAACAGCGTATTCTCTCATCGCCAATGTGGATATCACCGCCACCGCATTTGCAGACGCCTGGCAAGCGTTGACCACGCGCTATGAGAACAAACGCGTCCTTATCACTGCACAACTGAACAAACTGTTTAACATCCCCAAGATGGCTTCGCGATCTGCCCAGGAAGTCAATACTCTAATTAACACTACAAACGAAGTGCTGAACTCCTTGAAGTCACTCGGATCGCCCGTCGATCAATGGGATCACCTGCTCGTTCACTTTCTTACTCACAAACTCGATCCT is a window of Neodiprion pinetum isolate iyNeoPine1 chromosome 4, iyNeoPine1.2, whole genome shotgun sequence DNA encoding:
- the LOC138190848 gene encoding uncharacterized protein translates to MSAKYFMAQECHMTYLSILHNEVDSGDISTCTIFDAEIKLEALEATWNKIVDAHDKLIGCKDIDVSHAYFKEGRYTMALQRYTLIKSALKKRANELEPRLAPLSPHNVTMLDNAHHHRPQLPTIQRPRFNGELLEWQSFKNKFMSVVSKDGITEIDKMHYLLQSVHGTAYSLIANVDITATAFADAWQALTTRYENKRVLITAQLNKLFNIPKMASRSAQEVNTLINTTNEVLNSLKSLGSPVDQWDHLLVHFLTHKLDPQTREDWQLTLGSAADYPTLERLKAFLIGRARALETLEDKPPAKQNPKSNSKANKKSPSGNKGTPGTKASTAHVHMVSASPQNTCSTPHAPTVQTPATQAKPQSPCSCCGAPHFIVSCPSFHNLTPNERHQQALSKNLCLNCLGLHALENCRSKKRCRHCQAAHHSMLHDSQHLNTMRARADATALSQTSTTPQTSQTMSA